From a region of the Deltaproteobacteria bacterium genome:
- a CDS encoding PBP1A family penicillin-binding protein, which produces MTRPRTKRGVLARFVRFWRNLFVTVAILGVIGGGLAVALVYWEISSTLPPVDRMTDYHAPVATQVFADDGTLIGELYIERRYLTPIDQIPAMVRNAFIAAEDDGFYHHKGVDVVSIGRALFNNLASGAKVQGGSTITQQVVKSLLLTPQKSYTRKLREMLLAVRLERQLSKDEILYLYLNHIYLGSGAYGVAAAAREYYAKPLDELSLAEAALLAGLPQAPSRYSPFRHWSHAKARQRYVLDRMAAAGFITVEERDAARRAPLALAPRHGNFIHAPDYVEHVRRLLEERYGETAPYELGLKVYTNANVAMQTAAENALRDGIRELDAREHYQGALRHLDPTEAATFTKQQSQSLGEAPLLRTRPYEAVVTDTRNGIVRVRIGIFRGPVQTTPTDGHNAPVLRSLSIGDVIRVQVAAPGKGTDYQFMLDQSPLIEGALVALEPTTGAVKAMVGGYDWERSQFNRVVQAARQPGSAFKPLVYAAALDHNYTPASIVVDGPISFADNNHVWSPHNYENKFFGPTSLRDALTFSRNIVTVKITVNIGVKYLISYLHQLGLNATLEPNLSVALGSAEVTLLDLATTYAVFANRGQRPEPIFIQKITDAQGNVLEDRTPQLRQVISPETAYQITSMLEDVIRRGTGKKAQELQRPAAGKTGTTNDFMDAWFIGYTPQLLAGVWVGFDEKRTIGSKETGGRVAAPIWTRFMQRALEGQPILDFQVPDGLSCVPINAHSGQRVRYGEGALLECFHKGTEPGAPQAAVAQLVADEAPPSAEPAAATLDFFRSED; this is translated from the coding sequence ATGACTCGCCCTCGAACGAAGCGTGGAGTGCTGGCGCGCTTCGTGCGTTTCTGGCGCAACCTGTTTGTCACCGTCGCGATCCTTGGCGTCATCGGGGGCGGCCTCGCCGTCGCGCTGGTGTACTGGGAGATCAGCTCGACGCTGCCGCCGGTCGACCGCATGACGGACTACCACGCGCCGGTCGCCACCCAAGTATTTGCCGACGACGGCACGTTGATTGGCGAACTGTACATCGAGCGGCGCTACCTGACCCCGATCGACCAGATCCCGGCGATGGTCCGCAACGCCTTCATCGCCGCAGAGGACGACGGCTTCTACCACCACAAAGGCGTCGACGTGGTCAGCATTGGCCGCGCGCTGTTCAACAACCTCGCCTCAGGCGCCAAAGTGCAGGGCGGCAGCACCATCACCCAGCAGGTGGTGAAGTCGCTGCTGCTGACGCCGCAGAAGAGCTACACGCGCAAACTGCGCGAGATGTTGCTGGCCGTCCGGCTGGAACGGCAGCTCAGCAAAGACGAAATTCTCTATCTCTATCTGAACCACATCTACCTCGGCAGCGGCGCGTACGGCGTGGCGGCGGCGGCGCGCGAGTACTACGCCAAGCCGCTCGACGAGCTGAGCCTTGCCGAGGCGGCGCTGCTGGCGGGGTTGCCCCAAGCACCGAGCCGCTACTCGCCATTCCGGCACTGGTCGCACGCCAAAGCGCGCCAGCGCTACGTGCTCGATCGCATGGCCGCGGCCGGCTTCATCACTGTCGAGGAACGCGACGCGGCCCGCCGCGCGCCGCTGGCGCTCGCTCCGCGGCATGGCAACTTCATCCATGCCCCCGACTACGTCGAGCACGTGCGCCGACTGTTGGAAGAACGCTACGGCGAAACCGCGCCCTACGAACTCGGCCTCAAGGTCTACACCAACGCCAACGTCGCCATGCAAACCGCGGCCGAGAATGCGCTGCGCGATGGCATACGCGAACTCGATGCGCGCGAGCACTACCAAGGCGCGCTGCGCCACCTCGATCCAACCGAGGCCGCGACGTTCACCAAACAGCAGTCGCAGAGCCTCGGCGAAGCGCCGCTGCTGCGCACGCGGCCGTACGAGGCGGTGGTGACCGATACCCGCAACGGCATTGTGCGCGTGCGGATCGGCATCTTCCGGGGCCCGGTACAGACCACGCCTACTGACGGGCACAACGCACCGGTCTTGCGTTCGCTGAGCATCGGCGACGTGATCCGCGTCCAAGTCGCCGCACCCGGCAAAGGCACCGACTATCAGTTCATGCTCGATCAGAGTCCGTTGATCGAAGGCGCACTGGTCGCGCTCGAACCGACCACCGGGGCGGTGAAGGCCATGGTCGGCGGCTACGATTGGGAACGCAGCCAGTTCAATCGGGTCGTGCAAGCCGCGCGGCAGCCGGGTTCGGCGTTCAAGCCGCTGGTCTACGCCGCCGCGCTCGATCACAACTACACGCCGGCGTCGATCGTCGTCGACGGGCCGATCTCGTTCGCCGACAACAACCACGTCTGGTCGCCGCACAATTACGAGAACAAATTCTTCGGCCCAACGTCGCTGCGCGACGCGCTGACCTTCTCCCGCAACATCGTTACCGTGAAGATCACCGTGAACATCGGCGTCAAGTATCTGATCAGCTACCTCCATCAGCTCGGTCTCAACGCCACGCTCGAGCCCAATCTCTCCGTCGCGCTGGGCTCGGCGGAAGTTACGTTGCTCGATCTCGCGACCACCTACGCCGTGTTCGCCAACCGCGGCCAGCGCCCCGAGCCGATCTTCATCCAGAAGATCACCGACGCCCAAGGCAATGTGCTGGAAGATCGGACGCCGCAACTGCGCCAGGTGATCTCGCCCGAAACCGCCTACCAGATCACCAGCATGCTGGAGGACGTGATCCGCCGCGGCACCGGCAAGAAGGCGCAGGAACTGCAACGGCCGGCGGCGGGAAAAACCGGCACGACCAACGACTTCATGGATGCGTGGTTCATTGGCTACACCCCACAACTGTTGGCTGGCGTATGGGTCGGCTTCGACGAAAAGCGCACCATCGGTTCGAAGGAAACCGGTGGCCGCGTCGCCGCGCCGATTTGGACGCGCTTCATGCAGCGCGCGCTCGAAGGCCAGCCGATCCTCGATTTCCAGGTACCTGACGGCCTGAGCTGCGTGCCGATCAACGCCCATAGCGGGCAACGGGTGCGCTACGGCGAGGGCGCGTTGCTCGAATGTTTTCACAAAGGCACTGAGCCAGGCGCCCCGCAAGCCGCGGTCGCCCAACTCGTCGCCGACGAGGCGCCGCCCAGCGCCGAGCCCGCCGCCGCGACGTTGGATTTCTTCCGCAGCGAGGACTGA
- a CDS encoding 1-deoxy-D-xylulose-5-phosphate reductoisomerase — protein MKRLALLGSTGSIGVTTLDLVARFPDRFRIEALAAGKNVERLVEQVRRFEPRIVAVADDDGARALRAALPGFRGALLVGPDGLDRVATAPGAELLVSALVGALGLGPTMAGIAAGKDVALANKEVLVVAGEPVTRAAREAGVRLFPLDSEHNAIFQALRGHEFSEVKRLVLTASGGPFRTHSRAQLHAVTREQALQHPTWKMGNKITIDSATLMNKGLEVIEAHWLFGLPPEQIDVVIHPQSIVHSMVEYIDGSVIAQLGVSDMAIPISYILAYPDRLPLTHLPALDLPRAASLTFEAPDLDRFPCLALAYRALRAGGTAPAVLNAANEVLVDSFLHDAIPFLDIPRTLTTVLDRHPVMAASDLATLLAADRWARTEAARLTRDATAQRASA, from the coding sequence ATGAAGCGGCTCGCACTCCTCGGCTCCACTGGCTCGATTGGCGTCACGACGCTCGATCTGGTGGCTCGCTTTCCGGATCGCTTTCGCATCGAGGCGCTGGCGGCGGGTAAAAACGTCGAGCGGCTGGTCGAGCAAGTGCGCCGGTTCGAGCCCCGCATCGTCGCGGTGGCGGACGATGACGGCGCGCGCGCGCTGCGCGCGGCGTTGCCCGGTTTCCGCGGCGCGCTGCTGGTCGGTCCGGACGGACTCGACCGTGTCGCCACTGCGCCCGGCGCCGAGTTGCTGGTGTCGGCGTTGGTCGGCGCACTCGGCCTTGGTCCAACTATGGCCGGCATTGCTGCGGGCAAAGACGTCGCGCTGGCGAACAAGGAAGTGCTCGTGGTCGCCGGCGAGCCGGTCACCCGCGCGGCCCGCGAAGCGGGCGTGCGGCTCTTCCCCCTCGACAGCGAACACAATGCGATCTTCCAAGCGCTACGCGGGCATGAATTCAGCGAGGTAAAGCGACTGGTACTGACCGCCTCTGGCGGGCCGTTTCGCACGCACTCGCGTGCGCAGCTGCACGCGGTCACGCGCGAGCAGGCGTTGCAGCATCCGACCTGGAAGATGGGCAACAAGATCACCATCGATTCGGCGACGCTGATGAACAAGGGCCTCGAGGTGATCGAGGCCCACTGGTTGTTCGGTCTCCCGCCCGAACAAATCGATGTGGTGATCCATCCGCAAAGCATCGTCCACTCGATGGTCGAGTACATCGACGGCTCGGTGATCGCGCAGCTCGGGGTATCCGACATGGCGATTCCGATCTCGTACATCCTCGCCTATCCCGATCGCTTGCCGCTTACGCACCTGCCCGCACTCGATTTACCACGCGCGGCGAGCTTGACCTTTGAAGCGCCCGATCTCGATCGCTTCCCGTGCCTGGCCCTCGCCTATCGCGCACTGCGCGCCGGAGGCACCGCGCCGGCTGTGCTCAACGCGGCCAATGAAGTGTTGGTCGACTCGTTCCTGCACGACGCGATCCCGTTCCTCGACATCCCGCGGACGCTCACGACCGTGCTCGATCGCCACCCGGTGATGGCCGCCAGCGATCTCGCCACGCTGCTCGCCGCCGACCGATGGGCGCGCACCGAGGCGGCGCGGCTCACGCGCGACGCGACCGCACAACGCGCGAGCGCGTGA
- the dksA gene encoding RNA polymerase-binding protein DksA gives MKQRQLKGFEKLLTERRQELLDEAERTVGGMTDGKDSFPDPTDRAALESDRNATLRIRDRERKLLSKIDEALERIGDGSYGLCESCSEPISVARLKARPVTTLCIDCKNAQEAEERRLRHA, from the coding sequence GTGAAGCAACGGCAGCTCAAAGGATTCGAGAAGCTCCTCACGGAGCGCCGTCAAGAATTGTTGGATGAAGCGGAACGGACCGTCGGTGGCATGACCGACGGAAAGGACAGCTTTCCCGACCCGACCGATCGCGCCGCACTCGAGTCGGACCGCAACGCCACCCTGCGCATCCGTGACCGCGAGCGCAAGCTGCTCAGCAAGATCGACGAAGCGCTGGAGCGCATCGGCGACGGCAGTTACGGCTTGTGCGAATCGTGTAGCGAGCCGATCAGCGTCGCCCGTCTCAAGGCCCGCCCCGTCACCACGCTCTGCATCGATTGCAAGAACGCGCAGGAAGCCGAAGAACGCCGTCTACGCCACGCCTGA
- a CDS encoding acyl-CoA dehydrogenase family protein — MSEEHLDAFRTELRNWLAANMSEDLRPERAAQFPEAERVPRLRAWQKKLADARWVGITWPVEYGGRAASISEQIVYTQEMARAGAPQLVGSLGIGIAGPPLIAYGNDEQKRRFAHRILTADDLWCFGFSEPGAGSDLASLRTTAILDGDHFIVNGQKVWTTLAQHADWCMLLCRSDPDAKRRNGLSCLLVDMKSPGITVRPLRQMGGQAEFNEMFFEEVRVPRENLLGELHHGWQIATAALQNERGILYVVEMQILLARARDQLVKLARDRGATTDPIKRQALADVYLGVETFRSTCQRTLDKLLRMGMPGPEASIIKLHWTELTQAMPRIGMSILGVDGLRYETLEPGEEINPAEWVQASFLMSPAASIASGTSEIMRGIIAMQVLGLPRGT; from the coding sequence ATGAGCGAAGAACATCTCGACGCGTTCCGCACCGAACTGCGCAACTGGCTGGCTGCCAACATGTCGGAGGATCTCCGGCCCGAACGCGCCGCGCAATTTCCAGAAGCGGAGCGGGTGCCGCGTCTGCGCGCATGGCAGAAGAAACTCGCCGACGCGCGGTGGGTCGGTATCACCTGGCCGGTGGAATACGGCGGCCGCGCGGCGTCGATTTCGGAGCAGATCGTCTACACCCAGGAGATGGCGCGTGCGGGCGCGCCGCAATTGGTCGGCAGCCTCGGCATCGGCATCGCCGGTCCGCCACTGATCGCGTACGGCAACGACGAACAGAAGCGCCGCTTCGCCCACCGCATCCTCACCGCCGATGATCTCTGGTGCTTCGGCTTTTCCGAGCCGGGCGCCGGCTCCGATCTCGCCTCGTTGCGGACGACCGCGATCCTCGATGGCGATCACTTCATCGTCAATGGTCAGAAGGTGTGGACCACGCTGGCGCAGCATGCGGACTGGTGCATGTTGCTCTGTCGCTCCGATCCCGATGCCAAACGCCGCAATGGCCTCTCGTGTCTGCTCGTCGACATGAAGAGCCCCGGCATCACCGTGCGCCCGTTGCGCCAAATGGGCGGGCAAGCCGAGTTCAACGAAATGTTCTTCGAAGAGGTGCGAGTGCCGCGCGAGAATCTACTCGGCGAGCTGCACCACGGCTGGCAGATCGCCACCGCGGCGCTACAAAACGAGCGCGGCATTCTCTACGTGGTCGAGATGCAGATTCTGCTCGCCCGCGCGCGCGATCAGTTGGTGAAGCTGGCCCGCGACCGGGGAGCGACGACGGATCCGATCAAGCGGCAGGCGCTCGCTGATGTCTATCTCGGGGTCGAAACGTTCCGCAGCACGTGTCAGCGCACGCTCGACAAGTTGCTGCGCATGGGCATGCCGGGACCGGAAGCGTCGATCATCAAGTTGCATTGGACCGAGTTGACGCAGGCGATGCCCCGCATCGGCATGTCCATCCTGGGAGTCGACGGGTTGCGCTACGAGACGTTGGAACCGGGTGAGGAAATCAATCCGGCGGAGTGGGTGCAGGCGAGTTTTCTGATGTCGCCCGCCGCCAGCATTGCCTCAGGCACCTCGGAGATTATGCGTGGCATCATCGCCATGCAGGTGCTGGGCTTGCCGCGAGGAACGTGA
- a CDS encoding VCBS repeat-containing protein, whose protein sequence is MRAEPIAAAPPAVSFGPQRVYGVSSLPIAQGLAAGLFNSDATWDLITTSADADGNNTLNLFLGKPDGTFEIQPAVAPAKLQLTSVGGPASIDGIAAGPVVPGDAQADVTIIGSLISGFNLLPLLQTYENSPLTFRSAFVVQPACGDMLIPPEPCSFDSITMADFNGDGVLDVVAGDSLTGFITLFKRLSTVLYRLDPILGTGSTPSDPGASLPVASMVARFDGDALPDLAVALQGENAVAVHLNNNAASGSPFGPPTLFPTGPAPLALRAADFDGDGKLDLAVLNSDGTVTIHLNTTIGSGSVSFADAVPYIFGSFPSALEVGDFNHDTIADLAVTDTATDEVIVRVGNGDGTFASALHFGVGADPEELVAGDFNGDGYTDFATLDSDLSSGNPTASLSVLLGNGIAPPFTPTSTPTITQTPTITRTPTKTATPTRTATNTPLPTSTASATNTTTSTKTRTATSTSTITRTSSPTPTSTKTPTPTISRTPTKSGTPTQTGTSTRTPTITATPTITLTATVTATATITLTRTITPTASVTASPTVTLTGTQTDTPTATPTPTITPTPLDTATPLPPTVTRTAAPSKTATLIRTPTRTPTRTITRTPGRTATRTATRVPTHTITRTPARTATRTPARTPTRTITRTPTRTITRTPARTPTRTRTRTITRTPTRTP, encoded by the coding sequence GTGCGTGCCGAACCGATTGCTGCAGCCCCACCCGCTGTGTCGTTCGGCCCACAGCGGGTATACGGGGTCAGTTCGCTGCCGATTGCGCAAGGGCTCGCCGCCGGCCTGTTCAACAGCGACGCGACGTGGGATCTCATCACCACCAGCGCGGATGCCGACGGAAACAACACGCTCAACTTGTTCCTCGGCAAACCAGATGGAACGTTCGAAATCCAACCGGCAGTCGCACCCGCCAAGTTGCAGCTGACGAGTGTCGGTGGACCGGCATCGATCGACGGGATCGCCGCCGGTCCAGTGGTGCCCGGAGATGCACAAGCGGATGTCACCATCATCGGGAGCCTCATCTCCGGCTTCAACCTGCTTCCTCTGTTGCAAACCTACGAGAACAGTCCGCTCACATTCCGTAGTGCGTTCGTCGTGCAGCCCGCGTGCGGTGATATGCTCATTCCGCCCGAGCCGTGCTCCTTTGATTCCATCACCATGGCCGACTTCAACGGAGACGGCGTGCTCGATGTCGTGGCCGGAGATTCGCTCACGGGTTTCATCACCCTGTTCAAGCGGCTTTCCACGGTCCTGTATCGTCTCGATCCGATTCTTGGCACCGGCTCCACCCCCAGTGACCCCGGCGCATCGCTTCCGGTAGCCTCGATGGTTGCACGGTTCGACGGCGATGCGCTCCCCGATCTCGCCGTTGCGCTCCAAGGCGAGAACGCGGTCGCCGTCCACTTGAACAACAACGCCGCCAGCGGCAGCCCATTCGGTCCGCCGACCCTCTTTCCCACCGGCCCCGCCCCGCTGGCGCTACGGGCGGCCGACTTCGATGGCGACGGTAAGTTGGATCTTGCGGTGCTGAACTCCGATGGCACCGTCACCATCCATCTCAACACGACCATCGGCAGCGGAAGCGTCTCGTTCGCCGACGCTGTTCCGTACATCTTCGGCAGCTTTCCGTCGGCACTTGAGGTGGGCGACTTCAACCACGATACGATCGCCGATCTCGCCGTCACCGACACCGCCACCGATGAAGTGATCGTGCGCGTCGGCAACGGCGACGGTACCTTCGCCTCTGCGCTGCACTTCGGCGTGGGCGCCGACCCTGAAGAATTGGTCGCAGGAGATTTCAACGGCGACGGCTACACCGACTTCGCGACGCTCGACTCTGACTTGAGCAGCGGCAATCCAACGGCGTCGCTGTCTGTCCTGCTCGGCAATGGGATCGCACCGCCCTTCACCCCCACGTCAACGCCGACTATCACTCAAACACCGACGATCACTCGCACCCCAACCAAGACCGCCACGCCGACGCGCACTGCTACCAACACCCCACTGCCGACGAGCACGGCCAGCGCGACGAATACGACGACGTCGACTAAAACCCGCACCGCGACCTCCACCAGCACCATCACTCGCACGAGTTCCCCGACTCCAACCTCTACGAAGACACCAACTCCGACGATTTCGCGGACGCCAACAAAGTCCGGCACGCCAACTCAGACCGGTACGTCCACCCGCACGCCAACCATCACCGCGACGCCGACGATCACGCTCACCGCCACCGTGACGGCCACCGCAACCATCACGTTGACCCGGACGATCACCCCAACGGCGTCGGTGACAGCATCGCCGACGGTGACTCTCACTGGCACTCAGACCGACACTCCGACCGCTACACCAACTCCAACCATCACGCCGACACCGCTGGATACCGCCACACCGTTACCTCCAACCGTGACCCGCACCGCTGCGCCGTCCAAGACCGCAACCCTCATCCGCACCCCGACGCGTACGCCCACCCGCACGATCACGCGCACGCCGGGTCGTACTGCGACGCGGACCGCGACGCGCGTTCCAACCCACACGATCACCCGCACGCCGGCTCGTACGGCGACGCGCACCCCGGCGCGTACGCCTACCCGAACCATCACGCGCACACCCACTCGCACGATCACGCGCACGCCGGCCCGTACGCCGACGCGCACCCGCACTCGCACCATCACCCGCACACCGACGCGCACGCCGTGA